A DNA window from Ctenopharyngodon idella isolate HZGC_01 chromosome 10, HZGC01, whole genome shotgun sequence contains the following coding sequences:
- the apobec2a gene encoding C->U-editing enzyme APOBEC-2a — MADRKSSSGSRLTVRRKEKAENEAKKEEKPPKEGEKPEVNGKNAPVENGEAAAAAASAENGAAANGDKPEPMELPPFEIIKGDRMDPFFFKFQFKNVEYSSGRNKTFLCYLVDQGSDGLLRGYIEDEHVGGHAEEAFFQQVLPNYDPACKYTITWYMSSSPCAACAGKLAEVLKSRKSVRLAIFSARLFEWEEPEIQAGLKALAAAGCKLRMMKPLDFTYTWDTFVENDEQQFTPWEDCQENYEYYQDKLADILQ, encoded by the exons ATGGCCGACAGAAAGAGCAGCAGCGGCTCTCGCCTGACCGTCAGGAGGAAAGAGAAAGCAGAAAATGAGGCAAAGAAAGAGGAGAAACCTCCTAAAGAAGGAGAGAAACCTGAGGTGAACGGGAAGAACGCGCCCGTGGAGAACGGAGAGgctgccgccgccgccgccAGTGCGGAGAACGGAGCCGCAGCGAACGGAGATAAACCGGAGCCAATGGAGCTGCCGCCGTTTGAGATCATCAAAGG GGATCGCATGGACCCGTTTTTCTTCAAGTTCCAGTTTAAGAATGTCGAGTACTCGTCCGGCCGTAATAAAACCTTCTTGTGTTACCTGGTGGACCAGGGCTCGGACGGCCTCCTCCGGGGCTACATCGAAGATGAGCACGTGGGCGGCCACGCCGAGGAGGCGTTCTTCCAGCAAGTCCTGCCCAACTACGACCCTGCCTGCAAATACACCATTACATGGTACATGTCGTCCAGCCCGTGCGCCGCCTGCGCCGGAAAGTTGGCGGAGGTCCTGAAGTCCAGGAAAAGTGTCCGTCTGGCGATCTTCTCCGCACGGCTCTTCGAGTGGGAGGAGCCTGAGATTCAGGCGGGGCTAAAGGCGCTGGCGGCCGCCGGCTGCAAACTGCGCATGATGAAGCCGCTGGATTTCACCTACACCTGGGACACGTTCGTAGAGAATGACGAGCAGCAGTTCACGCCGTGGGAGGACTGCCAGGAGAACTACGAGTACTACCAAGATAAACTGGCCGACATCCTGCAGTGA
- the srsf3b gene encoding serine/arginine-rich splicing factor 3b has product MHRDCPLDCKVYVGNLGNNGNKSELERAFGYYGPLRSVWVARNPPGFAFVEFEDPRDATDAVRELDGRTLCGCRVRVELSNGEKRTRNRGPPPSWSRRPRDDYRRRSPPPRRRSPRRRSFSRSRSRSLSRERRRERSLSRDRNHKPSRSFSRSRSRSRSNDRK; this is encoded by the exons ATGCATCGCGACTGCCCTCTGGACTGCAAGGTGTACGTTGGGAATCTGGGGAACAATGGGAATAAGTCCGAACTGGAGAGGGCGTTCGGTTATTACGGACCCCTGAGGAGCGTGTGGGTGGCCAGGAACCCTCCTGGCTTTGCGTTCGTTGAGTTCGAGGACCCTCGTGACGCCACAGACGCCGTCAGAGAGCTGGACGGACG GACTCTCTGCGGTTGCCGAGTGAGGGTGGAGCTGTCCAATGGCGAGAAGCGAACTCGTAACCGGGGTCCGCCTCCTTCCTGGAGCCGACGTCCACGCGACGACTACCGCAGGCGAAGCCCGCCTCCCAGGCGCAG ATCGCCCAGGAGGAGGAGCTTCAGTCGCAGTCGTAGCAG ATCTCTTTCCAGAGAACGCAGGAGGGAGAGATCGCTGTCCCGCGACAGGAACCACAAGCCTTCGCGATCTTTCTCCCGATCGAGGAG TCGTTCCAGATCTAATGACCGGAAATGA